From the Bacillus rossius redtenbacheri isolate Brsri chromosome 12, Brsri_v3, whole genome shotgun sequence genome, the window cacagatacccctctgactaggcgggcccggggacgcaccacaacgccgaaatgccaatttgaccacaacgccgacagctagaaaactgctgtgtaccacaacgcagaattaccacaacaccgaaatacactaacgttgaataatgtcattgcaggactgccacaaaggttaggttaggttacactaggttaggttacactaggttaggctaggttaagttagggtaggttatattacgctaggttaggttaggttaggtaaggttaggtttgattgtggtatttcggcattaaggtacattttataaacacacacaaattaattcagttgttattttggcgttgtggtacacagcagttttctagctgtcggcgttgtggtcaattttgacattcggcgttatggtatttcaaCGTTGTGGTAGCGACccggcgggccccttaataaacAGAAATCGTCGGGAAGAAATAACTGATTGGTTCAAGCGGGCACTGCAGGTGACATAACAGCTACACTAGGCCCAGAAATTTGGCTTCAACAAAGTGTTCATGTGATTTGCTGAGCCGTGAAATTAAATAAAGCATCTGGTACTGCGAACTGTGGCAGGGTATGGTCCGTCCCCCTCATGCCAGTAGGCGATGCACTGGTTTCCAAAGGCTGGAGTGTGCAGGGTGACTATAGGTCACCAAAGTCACGAAAAACTCCCAAAGTAAATGGTAACTATGCtgaaagtaacaaaaaattttatctCCAGCAGCTTTCTTCgaacttgcattttttttatgcctcacttcagtttatTGTCGCACATTAAATATTTAGACATATTTGTTACAATTGATcatttatcagtcaaaatgagactGTTCTGGTGAAAAAACTATAATGAAATATTcaagtgtcatatttgtttgatatatttgctatctttatgaataaacagatttcataaaacataaaaaaccataacaccgatatctcctgttttaaaaatgtaattagctAAAAAATAGGACCATAACATCTTGTGTTCAATTTTACTTGAGTATGAAAGTCATCCTGTCTAAAAACAAGGagtctaaaaatttttttttaatatgtattgaaAAATTTGTGAAATTGGTTGACGAGGTATTTGTAGGTATCCTGGTGTgggtgtgtgcgtgtgcgtgcagTGGCATAGccaagatttgtgtatggggggtgttaagaagcatgcctccccccccccccccccccccccggtattaaagcgggaggtcctcccccgggaaaatttcgattttaaggtgtaaaatagtgctattttagcagttttcggtacttaaatttaaatattgtaatggtaaaatttttattaatttttaatatgaaatttgtttgagtgtatgaataagaaatttaattaaatatttggcgctaaggggggggttttgaaccccttaaaaaaaaaaaccctggctacgcccctgtgtgtGTGTACGCACGGCAGGTCGCATCGGTCTGGTGGACTACGACTGCGTGGAGCTGAGCAACCTCCACCGCCAGGTGCTGCACTCGGAGGCGAGCCTGGGACAGCCCAAGGTGCAGTCCGCCGCCGACAGCCTGCGCAGGTACAAAAGTCCCCGAAACTCACTCAAAAAGTCACTGATTTTTTTGCCGTTCGGActtggtagacaccctgttatCGTCGGCTTACTGCTAAAACCTCTtaagtccagattttcccagttctatattccggatgtgtttggtgtattttttttttcatttttttttttcatagtgcatatcctgataaaacctcgtaagtcaacactacttagtctcttttctattcacaaattataaaacctcgtatctttgtgAGTCAAAACCGTGCTCCAAAAGatcataagttctcctgtaaaattgactgaaatggagttacaaggttttagaagtaagccgacgttttatttcataaaatattgtaacaagaATATCCTCATTTCCTCCATCACAGTACGCATGTAGAAGTTACATTTTCCTCAGCTATACTTctaaatttatagttttttttctaatcCTTGATTATTATTTCATGTCATGTGGTTCTTATAAATGctgtaattaattaaacttttaattttggaaattaattATGTTCTCTATAAATAAGTGTCTATCAGGTACAGATTTTCACCACTTGAGGCTCCAAGCCACAGCCAGGGGCGtagccttgggggggggggggggttgtttaggggtttaacccccccctcccttagccccaaatctttaattaatttcttattcatcactgaaacaaatttcatattaaaattaataaaatttttaccattacaatatttaaatttaagaaccgaaaactgctaaaatccaaaattttccccgggggaggacccccggacccccccgctttaataccggcgggtgggggggtggggggcatgcttcttaaccaccccccccccccatatacaaatcctggctacgccactgagccaCCGGCCAGGGCAGTCTGGGACAGCGGCGAGGCGTGTTGCCGCGCAGGCTGAACGGCGCGGTGCGGGTGGACTGCGTGCGCACCGTGCTGGACGGCGCCGGCGCCCCGGCCGTGCTGGCGGGCTACGACGTGGTGCTGGACGCCACGGACAACGCGCCCACGCGCTACCTGCTGAGCGACGCGTGCGTGCTGGCGGGCGTGCCGCTCGTGTCGGGCAGCGCGCTGCAGTTGGAGGGCCAGCTGACCGTGTACGGCCACGACGGCGGGCCGTGCTACCGCTGCCTGTTCCCCGAGCCGCCGCCGCCCGGGGCCGTCACCTCCTGCGGGGACGGGGGCGTGCTGGGCGTCGGTGAGCCCCCCGCTGGTCCTTCCTCCCGGCCCGACCTGCGGGCGTCCGGCATACCGTCTTCtggtttaaatattattaattttaaacatgaaattttttttcattcacaaAATAACTAGTTTTTCTAATTGAAAAATTTGTTGATAGCCGGCTAGTTATTTATTCAGACTTATTTATTTTGTTCCTTTTCTTGATATCTTGAAGATGTGAATGGAAAATGATTTGAGTGGTCATGCCGCGGACAGTTTCAAAACAGCAATGTCCGGCATACCGTCTTCtggtttaaatattattaattttaaacatgaaattttttttcattcacgaaataactAGTTTTTCTAactggtaaatttatttatagccGGCTTGTTATTTGGACttgtttattttatcattttcttGACATCTCAAAGATGTGAATGGAAAATGATTtgagtaaatataaaaatttcttaatggtaaataataaaaaggctGGGTTTGTGTTGCAGGAATACATATTACTTAACATTTAAAATCTAACTTTGTAGGAATGTTTATAAGAGAATATGCAAGTTGTGATGATTAGCTTctgtaaaatttcaaatttttttttattaatttaatattttattttcactctCACCATGAAAacgttttacttttttttgtgtgtgtgtgggggggggggggggggggggatctgatTCAGGATAGGATGggacaaaaattgtttttagatgttttttttttttttttgcgtggctGTGTTGGCAGAACCACCACCTCATCTTAGTTTGGGGTGTGGTTCAAATCCAGTCATAAGCtcaggaggaggaggggggggcgCTTCTCTAACATAATTTGGGCCTGGCCCGTCACTGACTCTCGACGGCCCCCAGTTCCAGGCACGATCGGCGTGCTGCAGGCCCTGGAGGCCATCAAGCTGGTGCTGGGCCTGCCGGGCGTGCTGAGCGGCCGCCTGCTGGTGTTCGACGCCGCCGACTGCTCCTTCCGCAGCATCCGCCTGCGCGGCCGCAGCGCCGGCTGTGCCGCCTGCGGCGACCAGCCCAGCGTCACCCGCCTGGTCGACTACGAGCAGTTCTGCCGGTCCCGGGCCTGCGACAAGGTCGGCCCCCGCTTCTCGCTCTCTGTGTGGGGGGACATTATCTCCTCCTCCTTCCCCTTACCCTtcccagtggcgtagcaagctccgccgggggggggggggggaggccaccgcggttactgaaccctccctcCTCTTTCTTAATCCATGAGGGGGCGCCATTGTCAAGtttggccaggggcgccagtcaccttagctacgccactgccccTTCCCCTtctgaaatcctaaaaaaaaaaaatagaaaaaatttgaaaacaaacaacAGGCAAAGTGGTTGTATCCCAACCTTCCTGAAATTTAATTATGCGTGCGTCTCTTGCCTCCAGACTGCGCAAAAGATTTGGTCCTGAGTGAATGATGTACGTGAGGAATACTCGGGGATGTAGGTGTGAAGGTCTTATTCCAGCAGTGAGTACACCTTCAGTTTTGTTCATTTTGAGAGGCAGTGGGTTTAACATAAATGAGTGATGAGAATTATGTTTTCGAGATACCTGGCATTTTGCAAgatgtaaccttttttttttttttttttttttaaatgattagtGTGAACAGTAGTGTCTCGTTTATCCAACGTTcactcatataatattccataTTATCGAACGTCgcaccggggaaaaaaaaaataactgcaaagTCTTAGgtatatgcataattttttttgtttgtttgttgctcCAGACACTGCCACAGCTAATTAAgttttcagttaattttttttaaaacatatttacagGTTCTATTTCTGGCCGGGCCCGGAGAATTTTCACTTGTGGAAGATTTCCTTGCCGGGTTTAAGACAAATTGCAGAAGGCAGTTTCACCTCGCCTAGTTCATCCCAGTTATGCAATTAACATCATCTTCATGGCGATGGTTATGGTTTAGGCCAGCAAGACATAATCAAAAAGTGTATTGTAGTGTTGCTATCCAAAGGAGCTCTCTGGGCTCACAGGAGGAGAGCCTGCACTTGCTGTCAGACGCCGACCGCATCTCCGCGGGCGCCCTCAGCGAGATGCTGCTAGGCGGGGAGAAGCACCTGCTGGTGGACGTGCGCACGCCGACCGAGTTCGAGCTGTGCCACATCCCGGGCGCCACCAACCTGCCCATGAAGGACCTGGGACGGCCGGCCTGCCTCGACGCCCTCCGGGAGTACATCCGGCAGCACCGCGGCGACCCGGAGTTCCCCGGTGAGCCCGTACGCTGGCAACCCTGCTTGGCCATGCATTACACTCTCGGGTCTATGATCCTTCACTGGTTTTCttggaaaatgtttgtttattttaaagttgtCTTACATTAGAATTTGAACTTATTTTTGGCCCAAACAcccaaaactaaaaaaatcacatttttttttacagtgaagtCCCTGTTCAACCTTTTCTAGCACGAAAATGACTTACCTGTTTTATTTGGTTATCAATTAATTTTCGTAAGCAAACGTCTTGCGAGAAAAACTTACACGACCTAACCGTCTCATCAACATGATTTGTTTAGTGAACAAACACATCAGATGAATTTGTCAAATTGAAAGCAGATGCTGACCCACTGTATAGAAGACAAAAATGGGTTTACATTGTATCAATACTCGTTAGTGTGTGGTTAAAATTGGTTCAGAAGTGGTATATGCACTTAAACTCTAAACAGACTTGCACGGCAGTGTTACTGTACGGGCTGCGATGCGTTGCAGTGTTGGTGGTCTGTCGTCGAGGCAACGACTCCCAGAAGGCTGTGCAGGAGCTGAGGACATC encodes:
- the LOC134537523 gene encoding adenylyltransferase and sulfurtransferase MOCS3, with translation MSVESLQADIDLLRKQLNEKERALAELKVAECKVGDALTNEEISRYSRQIIMPEIGPRGQLKLKAASVLVVGVGGLGCPAALYLAGAGVGRIGLVDYDCVELSNLHRQVLHSEASLGQPKVQSAADSLRRLNGAVRVDCVRTVLDGAGAPAVLAGYDVVLDATDNAPTRYLLSDACVLAGVPLVSGSALQLEGQLTVYGHDGGPCYRCLFPEPPPPGAVTSCGDGGVLGVVPGTIGVLQALEAIKLVLGLPGVLSGRLLVFDAADCSFRSIRLRGRSAGCAACGDQPSVTRLVDYEQFCRSRACDKEESLHLLSDADRISAGALSEMLLGGEKHLLVDVRTPTEFELCHIPGATNLPMKDLGRPACLDALREYIRQHRGDPEFPVLVVCRRGNDSQKAVQELRTSLSDLSVSVRDVAGGLQAWAKAVDPHFPVY